Proteins from a single region of Macaca thibetana thibetana isolate TM-01 chromosome 4, ASM2454274v1, whole genome shotgun sequence:
- the RNF8 gene encoding E3 ubiquitin-protein ligase RNF8 isoform X2 — protein MGEPGFFVTGDRARGRSWCLRRVGMSAGWLLLEDGREVTVGRGFGVTYQLVSKICPLMISRNHCVLKQNPEGQWTIMDNKSLNGVWLNRARLEPLRVYSIHQGDYIQLGVPLENKENAEYEYEVTEEDWETIYPCLSPKNDQMIEKNKELRTKRKFSLDQLGGPGAEGPSNLKSKINKVSCESSQSVKSQGKGEVASTPSENLDPKLTALEPSKKTTGAPIYPGFPIVTEVHHEQKASNSSASQRSLQMFKVTMSRILRLKIQMQEKHEAVMNVKKQTQKGNSKKIVRMEQELQDLQSQLCAEQAQQQARVEQLEKTFQEEEQHLQGLEIAQGEEDLKQQLAQALQEHWALMEELNRSKKDFEAIIQAKNKELEQTKAVTLNCAHSFCSYCINEWMKRKIECPICRKDIESKTYSLVLDNCINKMVNNLSSEVKERRIVLIRERKAKRLF, from the exons GTGACTGTAGGACGAGGATTTGGTGTCACATACCAATTGGTATCAAAAATCTGCCCCCTGATGATTTCTCGAAACCACTGTGTTTTGAAGCAGAATCCTGAGGGCCAGTGGACAATTATGGACAACAAG AGTCTAAATGGTGTTTGGCTGAACAGAGCACGTCTGGAACCTTTAAGGGTCTATTCCATTCATCAGGGAGACTACATCCAACTTGGAGTGCCTCTGGAAAATAAGGAGAATGCAGAGTATGAATATGAAGTTACTGAAGAAGACTGGGAGACAATATATCCTTGTCTTTCCCCAAAGAATGACCagatgatagaaaaaaataaggaattgaGAACTAAAAGGAAATTCAGTTTGGATCAATTAGGAGGTCCTGGAGCTGAAGGCCCCTcaaatttgaaatccaaaataaataaagtgtcttGTGAATCTAGTCAGTCAGTGAAATCACAGGGGAAAGGTGAAGTGGCCAGTACACCCTCTGAAAATTTGGATCCTAAGTTGACTGCCCTTGAGCCAAGTAAGAAGACCACAGGGGCTCCCATTTACCCTGGCTTCCCCATAGTCACAGAGGTTCATCATGAGCAGAAAGCCTCAAACTCTTCAGCATCTCAGAGAAGCTTACAGATGTTTAAGGTGACCATGTCCAGGATTCTGAGGCTGAAAATACAGATGCAAGAAAAACATGAAGCCGTTATGAATGTGAAAAAGCAGACCCAAAAGGGGAACTCAAAGAAAATTGTGCGAATGGAGCAGGAACTGCAGGACTTACAGTCCCAGCTGTGTGCAGAGCAGGCGCAGCAGCAGGCAAGAGTGGAGCAACTAGAGAAGACTTTCCAGGAAGAGGAACAGCATCTTCAG GGTTTGGAGATAGCACAAGGAGAAGAGGACCTAAAGCAACAGCTGGCCCAGGCTCTGCAGGAG CATTGGGCTCTAATGGAAGAGCTAAATCGCAGCAAGAAGGACTTTGAAGCAATCATTCAAGCCAAGAACAAAGAATTAGAGCAGACCAAG GCTGTCACCTTGAACTGTGCCCACAGTTTCTGCTCCTACTGTATCAATGAATGGATGAAGCGGAAGATAGAATGCCCCATTTGTCGGAAGGACATTGAGTCCAAAACGTACTCTTTGGTTCTGGACAATTGCATTAATAAGATGGTAAATAATCTGAGCTCAGAAGTGAAAGAACGACGAATTGTTCTCATTAGGGAACGAAAAG CAAAGAGATTGTTCTGA
- the RNF8 gene encoding E3 ubiquitin-protein ligase RNF8 isoform X3: protein MISRNHCVLKQNPEGQWTIMDNKSLNGVWLNRARLEPLRVYSIHQGDYIQLGVPLENKENAEYEYEVTEEDWETIYPCLSPKNDQMIEKNKELRTKRKFSLDQLGGPGAEGPSNLKSKINKVSCESSQSVKSQGKGEVASTPSENLDPKLTALEPSKKTTGAPIYPGFPIVTEVHHEQKASNSSASQRSLQMFKVTMSRILRLKIQMQEKHEAVMNVKKQTQKGNSKKIVRMEQELQDLQSQLCAEQAQQQARVEQLEKTFQEEEQHLQGLEIAQGEEDLKQQLAQALQEHWALMEELNRSKKDFEAIIQAKNKELEQTKEEKEKVQAQKEEVLSHMNDVLENELQCIICSEYFIEAVTLNCAHSFCSYCINEWMKRKIECPICRKDIESKTYSLVLDNCINKMVNNLSSEVKERRIVLIRERKAKRLF from the exons ATGATTTCTCGAAACCACTGTGTTTTGAAGCAGAATCCTGAGGGCCAGTGGACAATTATGGACAACAAG AGTCTAAATGGTGTTTGGCTGAACAGAGCACGTCTGGAACCTTTAAGGGTCTATTCCATTCATCAGGGAGACTACATCCAACTTGGAGTGCCTCTGGAAAATAAGGAGAATGCAGAGTATGAATATGAAGTTACTGAAGAAGACTGGGAGACAATATATCCTTGTCTTTCCCCAAAGAATGACCagatgatagaaaaaaataaggaattgaGAACTAAAAGGAAATTCAGTTTGGATCAATTAGGAGGTCCTGGAGCTGAAGGCCCCTcaaatttgaaatccaaaataaataaagtgtcttGTGAATCTAGTCAGTCAGTGAAATCACAGGGGAAAGGTGAAGTGGCCAGTACACCCTCTGAAAATTTGGATCCTAAGTTGACTGCCCTTGAGCCAAGTAAGAAGACCACAGGGGCTCCCATTTACCCTGGCTTCCCCATAGTCACAGAGGTTCATCATGAGCAGAAAGCCTCAAACTCTTCAGCATCTCAGAGAAGCTTACAGATGTTTAAGGTGACCATGTCCAGGATTCTGAGGCTGAAAATACAGATGCAAGAAAAACATGAAGCCGTTATGAATGTGAAAAAGCAGACCCAAAAGGGGAACTCAAAGAAAATTGTGCGAATGGAGCAGGAACTGCAGGACTTACAGTCCCAGCTGTGTGCAGAGCAGGCGCAGCAGCAGGCAAGAGTGGAGCAACTAGAGAAGACTTTCCAGGAAGAGGAACAGCATCTTCAG GGTTTGGAGATAGCACAAGGAGAAGAGGACCTAAAGCAACAGCTGGCCCAGGCTCTGCAGGAG CATTGGGCTCTAATGGAAGAGCTAAATCGCAGCAAGAAGGACTTTGAAGCAATCATTCAAGCCAAGAACAAAGAATTAGAGCAGACCAAG gaagagaaggagaaggtaCAAGCACAGAAGGAAGAAGTTCTCAGCCACATGAATGATGTGCTAGAGAATGAGCTCCAATGTATTATTTGTTCAGAATACTTCATTGAG GCTGTCACCTTGAACTGTGCCCACAGTTTCTGCTCCTACTGTATCAATGAATGGATGAAGCGGAAGATAGAATGCCCCATTTGTCGGAAGGACATTGAGTCCAAAACGTACTCTTTGGTTCTGGACAATTGCATTAATAAGATGGTAAATAATCTGAGCTCAGAAGTGAAAGAACGACGAATTGTTCTCATTAGGGAACGAAAAG CAAAGAGATTGTTCTGA
- the RNF8 gene encoding E3 ubiquitin-protein ligase RNF8 isoform X4: protein MGEPGFFVTGDRARGRSWCLRRVGMSAGWLLLEDGREVTVGRGFGVTYQLVSKICPLMISRNHCVLKQNPEGQWTIMDNKSLNGVWLNRARLEPLRVYSIHQGDYIQLGVPLENKENAEYEYEVTEEDWETIYPCLSPKNDQMIEKNKELRTKRKFSLDQLGGPGAEGPSNLKSKINKVSCESSQSVKSQGKGEVASTPSENLDPKLTALEPSKKTTGAPIYPGFPIVTEVHHEQKASNSSASQRSLQMFKVTMSRILRLKIQMQEKHEAVMNVKKQTQKGNSKKIVRMEQELQDLQSQLCAEQAQQQARVEQLEKTFQEEEQHLQGLEIAQGEEDLKQQLAQALQEHWALMEELNRSKKDFEAIIQAKNKELEQTKEEKEKVQAQKEEVLSHMNDVLENELQCIICSEYFIEQRDCSEDHALRAFERLPGNGSLRWSGAFSLAVTPLL, encoded by the exons GTGACTGTAGGACGAGGATTTGGTGTCACATACCAATTGGTATCAAAAATCTGCCCCCTGATGATTTCTCGAAACCACTGTGTTTTGAAGCAGAATCCTGAGGGCCAGTGGACAATTATGGACAACAAG AGTCTAAATGGTGTTTGGCTGAACAGAGCACGTCTGGAACCTTTAAGGGTCTATTCCATTCATCAGGGAGACTACATCCAACTTGGAGTGCCTCTGGAAAATAAGGAGAATGCAGAGTATGAATATGAAGTTACTGAAGAAGACTGGGAGACAATATATCCTTGTCTTTCCCCAAAGAATGACCagatgatagaaaaaaataaggaattgaGAACTAAAAGGAAATTCAGTTTGGATCAATTAGGAGGTCCTGGAGCTGAAGGCCCCTcaaatttgaaatccaaaataaataaagtgtcttGTGAATCTAGTCAGTCAGTGAAATCACAGGGGAAAGGTGAAGTGGCCAGTACACCCTCTGAAAATTTGGATCCTAAGTTGACTGCCCTTGAGCCAAGTAAGAAGACCACAGGGGCTCCCATTTACCCTGGCTTCCCCATAGTCACAGAGGTTCATCATGAGCAGAAAGCCTCAAACTCTTCAGCATCTCAGAGAAGCTTACAGATGTTTAAGGTGACCATGTCCAGGATTCTGAGGCTGAAAATACAGATGCAAGAAAAACATGAAGCCGTTATGAATGTGAAAAAGCAGACCCAAAAGGGGAACTCAAAGAAAATTGTGCGAATGGAGCAGGAACTGCAGGACTTACAGTCCCAGCTGTGTGCAGAGCAGGCGCAGCAGCAGGCAAGAGTGGAGCAACTAGAGAAGACTTTCCAGGAAGAGGAACAGCATCTTCAG GGTTTGGAGATAGCACAAGGAGAAGAGGACCTAAAGCAACAGCTGGCCCAGGCTCTGCAGGAG CATTGGGCTCTAATGGAAGAGCTAAATCGCAGCAAGAAGGACTTTGAAGCAATCATTCAAGCCAAGAACAAAGAATTAGAGCAGACCAAG gaagagaaggagaaggtaCAAGCACAGAAGGAAGAAGTTCTCAGCCACATGAATGATGTGCTAGAGAATGAGCTCCAATGTATTATTTGTTCAGAATACTTCATTGAG CAAAGAGATTGTTCTGAAGACCATGCTCTAAGGGCCTTTGAAAGACTGCCAGGCAATGGGAGCCTGAGATGGTCTGGAGCATTCTCTCTAGCCGTGACTCCGCTGCTCTGA
- the RNF8 gene encoding E3 ubiquitin-protein ligase RNF8 isoform X1 produces MGEPGFFVTGDRARGRSWCLRRVGMSAGWLLLEDGREVTVGRGFGVTYQLVSKICPLMISRNHCVLKQNPEGQWTIMDNKSLNGVWLNRARLEPLRVYSIHQGDYIQLGVPLENKENAEYEYEVTEEDWETIYPCLSPKNDQMIEKNKELRTKRKFSLDQLGGPGAEGPSNLKSKINKVSCESSQSVKSQGKGEVASTPSENLDPKLTALEPSKKTTGAPIYPGFPIVTEVHHEQKASNSSASQRSLQMFKVTMSRILRLKIQMQEKHEAVMNVKKQTQKGNSKKIVRMEQELQDLQSQLCAEQAQQQARVEQLEKTFQEEEQHLQGLEIAQGEEDLKQQLAQALQEHWALMEELNRSKKDFEAIIQAKNKELEQTKEEKEKVQAQKEEVLSHMNDVLENELQCIICSEYFIEAVTLNCAHSFCSYCINEWMKRKIECPICRKDIESKTYSLVLDNCINKMVNNLSSEVKERRIVLIRERKAKRLF; encoded by the exons GTGACTGTAGGACGAGGATTTGGTGTCACATACCAATTGGTATCAAAAATCTGCCCCCTGATGATTTCTCGAAACCACTGTGTTTTGAAGCAGAATCCTGAGGGCCAGTGGACAATTATGGACAACAAG AGTCTAAATGGTGTTTGGCTGAACAGAGCACGTCTGGAACCTTTAAGGGTCTATTCCATTCATCAGGGAGACTACATCCAACTTGGAGTGCCTCTGGAAAATAAGGAGAATGCAGAGTATGAATATGAAGTTACTGAAGAAGACTGGGAGACAATATATCCTTGTCTTTCCCCAAAGAATGACCagatgatagaaaaaaataaggaattgaGAACTAAAAGGAAATTCAGTTTGGATCAATTAGGAGGTCCTGGAGCTGAAGGCCCCTcaaatttgaaatccaaaataaataaagtgtcttGTGAATCTAGTCAGTCAGTGAAATCACAGGGGAAAGGTGAAGTGGCCAGTACACCCTCTGAAAATTTGGATCCTAAGTTGACTGCCCTTGAGCCAAGTAAGAAGACCACAGGGGCTCCCATTTACCCTGGCTTCCCCATAGTCACAGAGGTTCATCATGAGCAGAAAGCCTCAAACTCTTCAGCATCTCAGAGAAGCTTACAGATGTTTAAGGTGACCATGTCCAGGATTCTGAGGCTGAAAATACAGATGCAAGAAAAACATGAAGCCGTTATGAATGTGAAAAAGCAGACCCAAAAGGGGAACTCAAAGAAAATTGTGCGAATGGAGCAGGAACTGCAGGACTTACAGTCCCAGCTGTGTGCAGAGCAGGCGCAGCAGCAGGCAAGAGTGGAGCAACTAGAGAAGACTTTCCAGGAAGAGGAACAGCATCTTCAG GGTTTGGAGATAGCACAAGGAGAAGAGGACCTAAAGCAACAGCTGGCCCAGGCTCTGCAGGAG CATTGGGCTCTAATGGAAGAGCTAAATCGCAGCAAGAAGGACTTTGAAGCAATCATTCAAGCCAAGAACAAAGAATTAGAGCAGACCAAG gaagagaaggagaaggtaCAAGCACAGAAGGAAGAAGTTCTCAGCCACATGAATGATGTGCTAGAGAATGAGCTCCAATGTATTATTTGTTCAGAATACTTCATTGAG GCTGTCACCTTGAACTGTGCCCACAGTTTCTGCTCCTACTGTATCAATGAATGGATGAAGCGGAAGATAGAATGCCCCATTTGTCGGAAGGACATTGAGTCCAAAACGTACTCTTTGGTTCTGGACAATTGCATTAATAAGATGGTAAATAATCTGAGCTCAGAAGTGAAAGAACGACGAATTGTTCTCATTAGGGAACGAAAAG CAAAGAGATTGTTCTGA